From Sphingopyxis sp. USTB-05, the proteins below share one genomic window:
- the lptC gene encoding LPS export ABC transporter periplasmic protein LptC, producing MSERADLDRTMRRMWAASGSNHDRVVRILRYGLPLVIGVVAAVLVFSPFTQRTEISFLLAKDKVDMASERMKVTRAEYRGQDAKGQPFALLAGSAVQKSSAEPIVRMTDLSGAIRLNDGPATIVAKESAYNMDTEKVAVPGLVQVRSANGYRIDASNVAVDLKTRSLVGQDGVNGALNIGQFSANQLSADLDQRVVRLQGNARLRINQGVLK from the coding sequence ATGTCCGAACGCGCCGATCTTGACCGCACTATGCGCCGCATGTGGGCGGCGAGCGGGTCGAACCACGACCGCGTCGTGCGTATCCTGCGCTATGGATTGCCGCTCGTGATCGGTGTGGTCGCCGCGGTGCTCGTCTTCTCGCCCTTCACCCAGCGCACCGAGATCAGCTTCCTGCTAGCCAAGGACAAGGTCGATATGGCCAGCGAGCGAATGAAGGTGACGCGCGCCGAATATCGCGGCCAGGACGCAAAGGGGCAGCCCTTCGCCCTGCTTGCGGGAAGCGCGGTTCAGAAAAGTTCTGCCGAGCCGATCGTGCGCATGACCGATCTGTCTGGAGCGATCCGGCTCAACGACGGGCCGGCGACGATCGTCGCGAAAGAAAGCGCCTATAATATGGACACCGAAAAGGTCGCGGTGCCGGGGCTGGTGCAGGTGCGCAGCGCGAACGGATACCGGATCGATGCGAGCAATGTCGCGGTCGACCTAAAGACGCGCAGCCTTGTCGGGCAGGACGGTGTCAACGGCGCGTTGAACATCGGCCAGTTTTCCGCGAACCAACTGTCTGCCGACCTCGACCAGCGGGTCGTGCGCCTGCAGGGCAATGCGCGGCTCAGGATCAATCAGGGAGTGCTCAAATGA